The following proteins come from a genomic window of Denitromonas sp.:
- a CDS encoding cytochrome c oxidase subunit 3 family protein, whose protein sequence is MSTAAATFTAPPAPALGRIPGNKAIWVGIYCELTEFALMFLVYFLARAHHPEAFRDGPQQLSTLAGVANTVIMLTSSYFVARGVMAMRRNARGTCLKWLTAALVVGIGYPVVKFFEVQWNVAHGLSGNGEVFQMAYYYLTFNHLVHVSWGLLGLLWVMARTWMGAYDARDHDGLEAFACYWHATDLIWLMIFPLFYVLP, encoded by the coding sequence ATGTCGACCGCCGCCGCCACCTTCACGGCACCGCCCGCGCCTGCCCTTGGCCGCATCCCCGGCAACAAGGCGATCTGGGTCGGCATTTACTGCGAGCTGACCGAGTTCGCGCTGATGTTTCTCGTCTATTTCCTGGCCCGCGCCCACCATCCGGAGGCCTTCCGCGACGGGCCGCAACAGCTGTCCACGCTGGCCGGTGTGGCCAACACCGTGATCATGCTCACCAGCAGCTATTTCGTCGCCCGCGGCGTGATGGCCATGCGCCGCAACGCGCGCGGCACCTGCCTCAAGTGGCTCACGGCGGCGCTGGTGGTCGGCATCGGCTACCCGGTGGTGAAGTTCTTCGAGGTGCAATGGAATGTCGCCCACGGCCTGTCGGGCAACGGCGAGGTCTTCCAGATGGCCTACTACTACCTGACCTTCAACCACCTGGTCCATGTGAGTTGGGGCCTGCTTGGCCTGTTGTGGGTGATGGCGCGCACCTGGATGGGCGCCTACGACGCCCGCGACCATGACGGACTGGAGGCCTTTGCCTGTTACTGGCACGCCACCGACCTGATCTGGCTGATGATCTTCCCGCTGTTCTACGTGCTGCCATGA
- a CDS encoding cytochrome C oxidase subunit IV family protein, whose amino-acid sequence MHDERTLTLAWLVLLGLTLLGGVVGNAGSPGLWVTVAVAAMMAFKGRVVIDHFLELGGAHPSIRRLVRFYAVALPVMLILTDLFGPQIARLTTL is encoded by the coding sequence ATGCATGACGAACGCACCCTCACCCTCGCCTGGCTCGTGCTGCTCGGGCTGACGCTGCTCGGCGGCGTGGTCGGCAATGCCGGCAGCCCGGGCCTGTGGGTCACGGTGGCCGTGGCGGCCATGATGGCCTTCAAGGGGCGGGTGGTGATCGACCACTTCCTGGAGCTGGGCGGCGCCCATCCGTCGATCCGGCGGCTGGTGCGCTTCTACGCCGTGGCGCTGCCGGTGATGCTCATCCTCACCGACCTGTTCGGCCCGCAGATTGCCCGGCTGACCACGCTCTGA
- a CDS encoding DUF1330 domain-containing protein, which yields MTTYVIFDVEIHDVPRYQEFIRQVKPALEAAGGRYLARGGAHRVYEGDWSPRRIVLLEFPSRQAWEDFYTGPVYQGLKTLRDACSTARLVSVEGLDP from the coding sequence ATGACCACCTACGTGATTTTCGATGTCGAAATCCACGACGTGCCGCGCTACCAGGAGTTCATCCGCCAGGTGAAGCCCGCGCTCGAAGCCGCCGGCGGCCGCTACCTGGCGCGCGGCGGCGCCCACCGGGTGTACGAGGGCGACTGGTCGCCGCGGCGCATCGTGCTGCTCGAATTCCCCTCGCGGCAGGCCTGGGAGGATTTCTACACCGGCCCGGTCTACCAGGGACTCAAGACGCTGCGCGACGCCTGCAGCACGGCGCGCCTGGTGAGCGTCGAGGGGCTCGATCCGTAG
- a CDS encoding DUF481 domain-containing protein: MMGRMVRSGLAMAGLVWAGQGLAAVTVTLDNGDRLRGEVVAETPTELRLKHPTLGDVVVARDKVRTIEDGDTVAPARPKPTIASVPDNGLLGSGWLTDWRRRMEVGVSGASGKSQNQRINVGFMADFEDTEERWNHRTRFYRRQSEGETTSQTLSVALNRDGLEPGSPRFHFTGGQFVRDDFKDWGNRLNLNTGIGYQFASSERWRLLGRGGIGAIQTWGGQEDGRFAPELLLGVDMNWRVSRQHTVAFTNAYHPSLRESGMFRNITTVDWVIDLDKSLGAGLQIGVTNEYDSSREPGVGRNDFNYTSSLVWRL; encoded by the coding sequence ATGATGGGGCGGATGGTGCGCTCGGGGCTCGCGATGGCGGGCCTGGTATGGGCCGGCCAGGGGCTGGCGGCGGTGACGGTCACCCTCGACAACGGCGACCGCCTGCGCGGCGAGGTGGTGGCGGAGACGCCCACCGAGCTGCGCCTCAAGCACCCCACGCTGGGCGATGTGGTGGTGGCGCGCGACAAGGTGCGCACCATCGAGGACGGAGACACCGTGGCCCCGGCGCGCCCCAAGCCGACCATTGCCAGCGTGCCCGACAACGGCCTGCTCGGCTCCGGCTGGCTCACCGACTGGCGCCGACGCATGGAGGTGGGGGTGAGCGGCGCCTCGGGCAAATCGCAGAACCAGCGCATCAACGTCGGCTTCATGGCCGATTTTGAAGACACCGAGGAGCGCTGGAACCACCGCACGCGCTTCTATCGCCGCCAGTCCGAAGGCGAGACCACCTCGCAGACCCTGTCGGTGGCGCTCAACCGCGACGGCCTGGAGCCGGGCTCGCCGCGCTTCCACTTTACCGGCGGCCAGTTCGTGCGTGACGACTTCAAGGACTGGGGCAACCGCCTCAACCTGAACACCGGCATCGGTTACCAGTTTGCGTCCTCCGAGCGCTGGCGCTTGCTGGGACGGGGTGGTATCGGCGCCATCCAGACCTGGGGCGGCCAGGAAGACGGCCGCTTTGCGCCCGAGCTGCTGCTGGGGGTGGACATGAACTGGCGGGTCTCGCGCCAGCACACGGTGGCCTTCACCAATGCCTATCACCCGAGCCTTCGCGAGTCGGGCATGTTCCGCAACATCACCACGGTGGACTGGGTGATCGACCTGGACAAGAGCCTGGGCGCCGGTCTGCAGATCGGGGTGACCAATGAATACGACAGCTCGCGCGAGCCCGGCGTGGGCCGCAACGACTTCAACTACACCAGCTCGCTGGTGTGGCGGCTGTGA
- a CDS encoding DMT family transporter: MIPARNLIGLAVLTLMWGVNWPVMKLSLRELSPLYFRAITMSGGLLLLICWYRSRRVSLSLPASALPQVLLLALPNILGWHALSIFGVQALASGRAAIVGFTMPIWVVIIGVLFFREKMTPRLWLATACSAAAVVLLLWHELDALTGRPVGVLWMLSAAFCWALGTLLLKRVSVPLSTEALTVWMIGLTVPLVWVLAVSLEPVPSLDFSPTMWVVLVYGFAINYGIAQILWFSIARSVPPVASGLSIMFIPVIGLGSAMVLTGEQPFVEDYFAAALIVAALAATLLVGRRGTR, encoded by the coding sequence ATGATCCCCGCCCGCAACCTGATCGGGCTGGCCGTGCTGACCCTCATGTGGGGCGTCAACTGGCCGGTGATGAAGTTGTCGCTGCGCGAGTTGTCGCCGCTGTATTTTCGCGCCATTACGATGAGCGGCGGCCTGCTGCTGCTGATCTGCTGGTATCGTTCGCGCCGCGTCAGCCTGAGCCTGCCGGCCTCGGCCCTGCCACAGGTGCTGCTGCTGGCGCTGCCCAACATCCTCGGCTGGCATGCGCTGTCGATTTTCGGCGTGCAGGCGCTGGCCTCAGGGCGGGCGGCCATCGTCGGCTTCACCATGCCGATCTGGGTGGTGATCATCGGCGTGCTGTTCTTCCGCGAGAAGATGACGCCGCGCCTGTGGCTGGCCACGGCCTGTTCGGCGGCGGCGGTGGTGCTGCTGCTGTGGCACGAACTGGACGCCCTCACCGGCCGGCCGGTGGGCGTGCTGTGGATGCTGTCGGCGGCATTTTGCTGGGCGCTCGGAACCTTGTTGCTCAAGCGCGTGTCTGTGCCGCTGTCCACCGAGGCGCTGACGGTGTGGATGATCGGCCTGACCGTGCCCTTGGTGTGGGTGCTGGCCGTGTCGCTGGAGCCGGTGCCGAGCCTGGATTTTTCGCCCACCATGTGGGTGGTGCTGGTGTACGGTTTTGCCATCAACTACGGCATTGCGCAGATCCTGTGGTTCTCGATCGCGCGCAGCGTGCCGCCGGTGGCCAGTGGCCTGTCGATCATGTTCATTCCGGTGATCGGCCTCGGCTCGGCGATGGTGCTGACCGGTGAGCAGCCCTTTGTGGAAGACTATTTTGCCGCGGCACTGATTGTCGCGGCGCTGGCGGCAACCCTGCTGGTGGGGCGTCGCGGCACGCGTTGA
- the tpx gene encoding thiol peroxidase gives MTTVTLRGNPVEVAGRLPQQGDAAPALTLTGADLADVGLDAFAGKRKVLNIVPSLDTPTCATSTRKFNAEASNLADTVVLVVSADLPFAAKRFCETEGLKNVLTLSTFRHPAFAKDWGVALASGPLAGLTARAVVVLDQNNTVTHAELVGEIGNEPDYAAALAALK, from the coding sequence ATGACAACCGTGACTCTTCGCGGCAACCCGGTCGAAGTGGCCGGCCGCCTGCCGCAACAAGGCGATGCCGCCCCCGCCCTGACGCTGACCGGCGCCGACCTGGCCGATGTGGGCCTCGATGCCTTTGCCGGCAAGCGCAAGGTGCTGAACATCGTCCCCAGCCTGGACACCCCGACCTGCGCCACCTCGACCCGCAAGTTCAACGCCGAGGCCTCGAACCTGGCCGATACCGTGGTGCTGGTGGTCTCGGCCGACCTGCCCTTTGCGGCCAAGCGCTTCTGCGAGACCGAAGGCCTCAAGAACGTGCTGACCCTGTCCACCTTCCGCCACCCGGCCTTCGCCAAGGACTGGGGCGTGGCCCTGGCCTCCGGCCCGCTGGCCGGCCTGACCGCACGCGCGGTGGTGGTGCTGGACCAGAACAACACCGTGACGCATGCCGAGCTGGTTGGCGAGATCGGCAACGAGCCGGACTACGCGGCCGCGCTGGCGGCGCTCAAGTAA
- a CDS encoding poly(3-hydroxybutyrate) depolymerase: MRLIAPPLLALLFASAAQAAGPLPALGVDAAHVTVSGISSGGYMAVQFHVAHSASVDGAGVLAGGPYECAAGSMWQALSNCMAPSDSKPVPDAATSAARVNEDAAAGRIDPVAGLAADRVWLLSGGQDRTVARPVMDALDAFYRRWIAATQIAYVKVPDAGHAMLSLDDPQANACATSEPPYINRCEGVDAAGQLLAHLLGPLQPKAATADGELVAFDQRPFTRAAGSAGMGGDGYAYIPSGCRAGGCRVHVAFHGCRQSADQIGDRFVTTAGYNRWAEANRLVVLYPQTTPRYGWAWSGNWPRWVFNPKACWDWWGYESVDYATRNGPQIKAVKAMLDQLARPAAPGQ, from the coding sequence ATGCGCCTGATCGCCCCGCCGCTGCTCGCCCTGCTGTTCGCCTCCGCCGCCCAGGCCGCCGGGCCGCTGCCGGCCCTCGGGGTCGACGCCGCGCATGTCACCGTCTCGGGCATCTCCTCCGGCGGTTACATGGCGGTGCAGTTCCATGTCGCCCACTCGGCCAGTGTCGACGGCGCCGGCGTGCTCGCTGGCGGACCCTACGAATGCGCGGCCGGCAGCATGTGGCAGGCGCTGTCCAACTGCATGGCGCCGAGCGACAGCAAGCCGGTGCCCGACGCCGCCACCAGCGCCGCACGGGTGAATGAGGACGCCGCGGCCGGACGCATCGACCCGGTGGCCGGCCTCGCCGCCGACCGCGTGTGGCTGCTCTCCGGCGGGCAGGACCGCACCGTCGCCCGCCCGGTCATGGACGCACTCGACGCCTTCTACCGCCGCTGGATCGCCGCCACACAAATCGCCTACGTCAAAGTGCCCGACGCCGGCCACGCCATGCTCTCGCTCGACGACCCGCAGGCCAACGCCTGCGCCACCTCCGAGCCGCCCTACATCAACCGCTGCGAGGGCGTCGACGCCGCCGGCCAGCTGCTCGCGCATCTGCTCGGCCCGCTCCAGCCCAAGGCCGCCACGGCGGACGGTGAGCTCGTCGCCTTCGACCAGCGCCCCTTCACCCGCGCCGCCGGCAGCGCCGGCATGGGCGGCGACGGCTACGCCTACATCCCCTCCGGCTGCCGCGCCGGCGGCTGCCGGGTGCATGTGGCCTTCCACGGCTGCCGCCAGAGCGCCGACCAGATCGGCGATCGCTTCGTCACCACCGCCGGCTACAACCGCTGGGCCGAGGCCAACCGCCTCGTCGTCCTCTACCCGCAAACCACGCCGCGCTACGGCTGGGCCTGGTCGGGCAACTGGCCGCGCTGGGTGTTCAACCCCAAAGCCTGCTGGGACTGGTGGGGCTATGAATCGGTCGATTACGCCACCCGCAACGGCCCGCAGATCAAGGCCGTCAAGGCCATGCTCGACCAGCTCGCCCGGCCCGCGGCGCCCGGCCAGTAA
- a CDS encoding SLC13 family permease produces the protein MQNEQILLFAILAATIGLFLWGRWRHDVVALAALLVCVFAGLVPSEQAFSGFGHPAVITVAAVLVLSRGLQSTGAVDALAQRVLTPSAGPTLSIAVLIGVGAVLSAFMNNVGAMALLIPVAVQTASRHELPPGKVLMPLAFGTLLGGMTTLIGTPPNLIVSSFREGTGAGSFGMFDFTPVGLAVAVGGLLFLALLGWRIVPHREQKGGASFDTGTYLTEAWVTADGKAVGKHLHEVERTLEAADAQVVGMVRNEFRVTAPNPWRVLRAGDILVIEADPGSLTTTLTGLGLSLESPDKKDAPKPERRKGDSDSKSNDKEETVLQELVVLPNAAIIGRSVGNVHIGTRFGLNLLAISRQGRQSIKRLRSTPILAGDVLLMQGAPEALGAFASSFGGVPLAPRNIAIPNRGQATAAIAIMALAIAGAAFGLLPAAIAFATAVLAYIVLRIIPLDKVFDAIDWPVIILLGALIPVAGAMASTGAADALAKGLLGSLAQGHPVVALALVLIVTMTLSDFMNNAATAAVMCPIAISIAGQLGAAPDAFLMAVAIGGSCAFLTPIGHQNNTLILGPGGFRFGDYWRLGLPMEVLVVAISLPMLLWVWPL, from the coding sequence ATGCAAAACGAGCAGATCCTCCTCTTCGCCATCCTCGCCGCCACCATCGGCCTGTTTTTGTGGGGGCGCTGGCGGCACGACGTGGTCGCGCTGGCGGCCTTGCTGGTGTGTGTGTTTGCCGGCCTGGTGCCGTCGGAGCAAGCCTTCAGCGGTTTTGGTCACCCGGCGGTGATTACCGTCGCCGCCGTGCTGGTGCTCAGCCGCGGCCTGCAGAGCACCGGTGCGGTCGACGCCCTCGCCCAGCGCGTGCTCACCCCCAGCGCCGGCCCCACCCTGAGCATTGCCGTGCTCATCGGCGTGGGCGCGGTGCTGTCGGCCTTCATGAACAACGTCGGCGCCATGGCGCTGCTCATCCCCGTGGCGGTGCAAACCGCCAGCCGCCATGAGCTCCCGCCCGGCAAGGTGCTCATGCCGCTGGCCTTCGGCACCCTGCTCGGCGGCATGACCACCCTCATCGGCACGCCGCCCAACCTGATTGTTTCCAGCTTTCGCGAGGGCACCGGCGCCGGCAGCTTCGGCATGTTCGACTTCACCCCGGTCGGCCTCGCCGTGGCCGTGGGCGGCCTGCTCTTCCTCGCCCTGCTCGGCTGGCGCATCGTGCCGCACCGCGAGCAAAAGGGCGGCGCCAGCTTCGACACCGGCACCTATCTGACCGAAGCCTGGGTCACCGCCGACGGCAAGGCCGTGGGCAAGCACCTGCACGAGGTCGAGCGCACGCTGGAGGCCGCCGACGCGCAGGTGGTGGGCATGGTGCGCAACGAGTTTCGCGTCACCGCGCCCAACCCCTGGCGGGTGCTGCGTGCCGGCGACATCCTGGTGATCGAGGCCGACCCCGGTTCGCTCACCACCACGCTCACCGGCCTCGGCCTGAGCCTGGAGTCGCCCGACAAAAAAGACGCCCCCAAGCCCGAGCGACGCAAGGGCGACAGCGACAGCAAGAGCAACGACAAGGAAGAGACCGTGCTGCAGGAGCTGGTGGTGCTGCCCAACGCCGCCATCATCGGCCGCAGTGTCGGCAATGTGCACATCGGCACCCGCTTCGGCCTCAACCTGCTGGCCATCTCCCGCCAGGGCCGCCAGAGCATCAAGCGCCTGCGCTCGACCCCCATCCTCGCCGGCGACGTGCTGCTCATGCAGGGCGCCCCCGAAGCGCTCGGCGCCTTCGCCAGCAGCTTCGGCGGCGTGCCGCTGGCGCCGCGCAACATCGCCATCCCCAATCGTGGCCAGGCCACCGCCGCCATCGCCATCATGGCACTGGCCATCGCCGGCGCCGCCTTTGGCCTGCTGCCCGCCGCCATCGCCTTTGCCACCGCGGTGCTCGCCTACATCGTGCTGCGCATCATCCCGCTCGACAAAGTCTTCGACGCCATCGACTGGCCGGTCATCATCCTGCTCGGCGCGCTGATTCCCGTCGCCGGCGCCATGGCCAGCACCGGCGCCGCCGACGCCCTCGCCAAAGGCCTGCTCGGCAGCCTCGCCCAGGGCCATCCGGTGGTCGCGCTGGCGCTGGTGCTAATCGTCACCATGACGCTGTCCGACTTCATGAACAACGCCGCCACCGCGGCCGTCATGTGCCCCATCGCCATCAGCATCGCCGGCCAGCTCGGCGCCGCCCCCGACGCCTTCCTCATGGCTGTCGCCATCGGCGGCTCCTGCGCCTTCCTCACCCCCATCGGCCACCAGAACAACACCCTCATCCTCGGGCCGGGCGGCTTCAGATTCGGCGACTACTGGCGGCTGGGGCTGCCGATGGAGGTGCTGGTGGTGGCCATCAGCCTGCCGATGCTGCTGTGGGTGTGGCCGTTGTAG